The region GACATGACAGATGGCTCGAGAATGATGAGACTATACCTTAGTATCATATGCCTTTCCCTTCCACGTCAGATCCGGGATAACCAAATATTTGCGATAGGTGGCCTTGGAACCCATTTTCTGTATCACCTAGCTTTGCCACCTACCTGATCGCAATTGGGCAGTACCTTCGAATATTGACCAAATTATTCCTTAGTTGTATGAGGATCGTCACTTGGGTGTTCTAGAACTTCTTAATGTTAACAACGATTAATCTGGTAATAGTTTCTCAGATAATCCTTGCcatttttgcatattttttggGGTTAACCCTTTTTTTTTGGTATTGTGTAGGCAATTTGCTTTGGCTAGGTTAAAAAGGCCCAACGAAGGTGTTGGGGACTCTGAGAGGAAACGACTGAAAAGCGAGTCATCTTGGTAAGAGGCTTTTGCAAGGTCTGGGGGAATAGCTATCGATGACTTCACAGGTTTTGTCCCTCACCTCCGACGACCAATTGCTTCCAGTGAGGCTTTACCCAAGGCTACTCTTGGCAGGTCCTTGCCAAAAAACTTAGCGCAAACAACAGGAGCTGCCATTAGCACTCTCGCTAGTGTGGGGTACACACCTTCAGAAGATGTACCTCAAAGCGAGAGAGACCAATGAAAAAAGAGAAAGAGGATTTTTTCGCATAGATTCATGAGCGAGATAGGAGGATTTGTTAGTTAGAGGCACACCTTTACGTTGTCAATAAAAGGTTGGAGAGGCGGACCCAATCTTTGAAGGAAGAAAAAAACTCGTCGAAGGGAAGAAATGGAAAAGCTGTTAGAGGCCGAGAAGGTCATGGATATCGTGGAAGCAGTCATTCATATTACCAGTATGCAGGAAATTCCGTCGTTATTTCGGGAAGCAAGTATACAATAGGGGTGCTCTCACAGGAATCCATTTCTACACCCTGAAGATGCTACAACCAAGGCAGGACCATCCGGGGGAGCTGCTGCAGATGGTGCTGTCAGCAAGGATGTTTCCAGCTATTATGATGATGGTGACGACGGCGTTGATCTTGGTACCTCTCCTGACAAAGGGAAAGGTCCCGCAGATCTAAACACTTCTTTTGACAAGGGAAAAGGTCTCGTTGTAAAATAACTTTGTACAAATTTTTCTTTGTATAGTTTGCTTGTAAATTCTCCTTTCTGTACATCATTCCATTTTAATGAAATGTATATAATTTTCTTCGATCTTTGTGTTTctgcatttatatttttattccatGATGCTGGTCAGTGGTGTTTTCTATTTCCGATGGTGTTTCGTAATGTGAAATAGTGGGTGTATAATTCTTGTACTTGAGCAATTTAAAGTATGtatttttagggtttaaaatataattttatctaacttgcaaatttataaatttagacTCACTAAACAAGCATTTCATCATTTTGTGGGCGAAAGCCTGTCGACCTTTATTGGCATCCTCCTtgctcataatttaaaaaaaaaaaaaaacatggaaatttgTATGCTAAAACAAAGAAAGcaagttcatatatatatatataatcttacattattcTTAAGaatttaagatttcaagataacttcttttttttttttgcttttatgatttttagttaataattttatattttcgtaATGTTAAGATTTTAGAATATAGAGATTTTAGTATCATCTCTTTCTTTAGTAACTTTACATTCTCATGGTACCATAAGATTTTCTACAATTGTACTCCAATTTTAACGGgtttaattcattttacgagGTATTTAGTTTATGAAATCTTATATTTCCGGCAATAATATGAGATTTTAAGAATGTGATTATCATGTTTGGATTTCAAACATTTACGTAAGGAGATAATCTCACATTCTCAATAGTGTCAATGTTTCAGAATATAGGAGGTAATCTCAATATCACATTTTGTAATCTTATAGATTGGCTGAAATATGGAATTTTAGACAATTTTAGTCTTTGCTTTCATTACTTTAatcaattttttcctttttttttatataaataaaaataaatgtctaATTAAAAACATTGTTTTTAACGGGAGATTTTCCTTTCAAACATTGTTTTACCAACttgtattaattattatattttttagaaggcttaatatataatttggtatccgcgtttgacattttttttctaatgtggtaCTTGTGTTATTATTTGTCTAATCTAGTACatgtttttgataaaaattatatattttgatacccAAATGTAgcttttaagtatttaattcgGGTTTTAGAGTTGATTTCATGAAAGTTCAAAGCTAATTATGAACTTTCATCGAATCCACCCTAAAACCCGAATTAAATCACATTCATctgtatttaacaaattaaatgcaaaattaaacaaattcacaatttatactaaatttattctattaacaaattATGAACATATCAAACCTAATAATTTAACTTTCACCAAATCAACcctaaaactcaaattaaacactaaaaagttaacactGTTATCTTTggataccaaaatatataacttttgtcaaatatatatatcaaattggaCCAAAAAATAACATAGTATCACACTTTAAAAAATGTCAAACTTgagtaccaaatgatatattaaacctatttaaaatgattattttgagttTCTAACTGTTTTAAGAGTAAAGTAATTGGTGATGCAATCaattttcatgaattattataagtatgatttataaatttatttcaacaccacatatttacttattaatatataaattgcaataaaaacaaaattatcataattttataaaaattgaaattaaaaatattttaaaaaataaacttaaaaaaaaagataatttctataactaaaatattaaaatgcacATTCCATCAACTAAAACCAAATATTACatagattaaaattttattttggatttcacattttaatttaaaagactctacattttcaagcttgattgctAGAATACAATCAACTAAATTTCAACCCTATGCATTAACATGAAGTATATGTGGCATATAAGTcattgtttaattattttgttaatcaCGCTAATTTTTAACCgtacaaaaaaatcaaatttttcaacAGAAGTAACCGAATTTGagcaatatatatacattttccgCCAccagaatatggaaattaatgaATATTTAAATTGGAAATAGCAAATGAGGATGGATTTTCAGTGCTATGCCTTCTGCTTCAATTGCAAACAAAGAATGAAAACCAGACCGAGAGTTGAACTGGTAAGACCCGAGCTAGGATGAGTAACGGCGCCGCAGGTACAGGAATAATGCAGTTGAAGCAGCCATAACATATGGAAACACAGTCCAAATTCCCTGTATGATATTCTACATTAGATATTTCTATTTACAAAAATCAAACATTGGAGAAGCACCAAGAACCTGTTATACCACTACTGTTGCGACCGTTGCCAGGGCAAATACAGGGCGTTTCCTCATCAAAAATCCAATTCCAAGCTTGATTCCAGATAACCAAAGAGAATATAGCATTAGTTCCGACTGATAACAAGTTAAAACTATGTTACTTAAAATCAGGTGTATCATATTCGAGATATGAATCAGACACGAGTAGTTCGATAAGCAGCCCATCATAATCATAGGTGTATACCATATAGCCAAAACACTATATTTGATAAAACTCATACTCGACTGTGAGTGGCGTATATAGATTTGTGTTTGTTATGGATATATTTAAATTTTCCGAGTTTTTTCACGAATTTAGAGGATGGATCATATTCCCATATGTTGGGATCGTGTTAGACGCTATAGGAAAACTAAAAGTGAATATGAAAAATCGGAGCAACATAAAATCGAAATCCAAAGACCATAATACATAGGCAAAATAACACTAATGCCAACAGAAAATGACTGACCTGAATTGGAAGAGTGACCAAACCACCACAACAAACTCCAGCAAAGAAGAATTCAGGAGATATTCCCTTCATTAGATGCAGCATTGTAATCATTAGTTGTAAAAAACAATTTTATAGCCTGGATACGGATGTTATTTGGACTCGAATGTGAGTGTTGGATACAGAGAGTTCTTAGAAGGTCATATAccatattcatataacataagtaTCATACACGAATGCTTCAACAACGAAAACAAAGTCTGAGAAATATAGGTTTAGATCATTCTGTCTTCAATTCCAAGTCATGTCAAACAACAATGTAAACTTCATTACTAAAGCACCAATATTCTATGACGTTCCGACTCTTCATATTCTTTTAAGCATTTGTATGATTGTATCCAACCATGAGTATGCAAATATAATCTTCCAAAGACTCTCCAAATAAATGAAAtcttagaataaaattaaatatactcGTGCCAGGCACGAGTATACTCACACTCAAGTCCGAGTACATAGTCAACAGTATCATGTAGAGAGATATAGAAGTATTTACTAACCAGAGACCCTGCGAGGAAAGCTGTGGGATTTCTTACTCCGAGTGAAAGTCGCTCTACTGCAAATCAAAAAACAGGACCGCTAGAAAACGTAAATTTTAATTCCACAAACATGTACATTAAAACCTCAAACATAATTCAAGAAATTTgtctaatatgattaaaaatattctaaaatgttaaaaatatatatgttcgATACGGGTATATCCAGATTTTCTTAAAGCTTCTTTATGTATTTTAAGTATCTTTAAAGAGACTATCTCTATATGACTATATCCATAGCCGGATATACATCAGACATGAATATCATATCAAATAGCACTTCCCAATATGCAAAACAAAAAAGAGCAGAGTAAAGAAGCTCTTGTAACTCACTGAAGCCTATGAGATTGCCATATTTTTGAACAGCGTGTCTGATTTGCGTAACCTTCTCTTCGCCGATTCCTAACTGTAGTCATCATCAACATTGAGAAAAGATATACATGATTATTGTGCAAATGCAGGAAAAGTACATGCTCGGAATAGAATGTACTTTTATCCATAAAAGTAAAACGAACTAGGATAATGGATATCTAAAGGTTAATATTTGCTTCTGCTGTAAAGAGTAACTATATTCAAGTCAGCAACAAAAATGAATGGAACATCCgcaaatatataaatacacactaCCTACGACATCTCTAATAAGTATGTGCATTTGTGAATAGAAATCCTGAACCCTAAAAGAACAAAACAAACCTTTGAACAAACATCATCAGATGCTCCACTTTCTCTAAAAAGCTTTCCAAGGTAAAATGGTATCATATCACTGATGCAAACTCCCCTAAATTTTCAAGTTGCGATTTAGCAACGAAGAAAGAAAATCATTTAGGAATCACAAACTACCAAAAAGGAATAAACAACATGAGCATACAATGCAAAATGAATTGGTTATAGGTGGAAGGGTAACTTTAATATAAGATGTCAAAAGACCcaaatatttcacaatttaacaacATGAAAATCTCTATGCTTTGGGATACTTGAACTTCAATTTCCTTGAGATTTTGACTCAAGGCAAGCCTAGTTGATCATATTAACAGTCAACATTCAAAGAATGTATTCTTATCTAAGTTGATAATCACATTCTATGTTACAAGACTCGAGTACGTGACTGAAACGGTTTAAGATTTTTTTCAAGtatttccatgtatttggaggattCCTATTGGTCATATCCCTGTATCCATATGCTGGAAAAAAGTTTTATATTTCAAGAGAAAATGAAAAGCCTGTGCAACATAGTTACAAAACatgactaaaataaataataagataaagcAACCACTAACCAGTATACCCAAAGAACTGTGGATATTATGTATGGGGCATTTCTTGAGAGAGACTCGACAAAGGAATGCCATGTTCCATCCAATGATAGTAACCGTGCCAAAGTTATGCCAACCTAAATTTATCCAAAACagatatatatgttaaaattcaAAAGGGAGTGCTTAGTTAAAGTAAAAAACCTAATAAAAGGAAACTATGTTATTTAAATTAGGTGTAAGTGTCAAATACATGTATAATTAGATTTTCTATGTTTGTCTATGTATTTAGAAGATCCATGATGGTCATATTCCCATATCCATGTATTGGATACGAGTGTCACGCAcaaatatttcaagaaaaatgaagaatctGAACAACATAGCAAGCAAAAAAAGAGGTAtcaaaaattttgagttagtgaAACATTAAGTACCAATGCAAAGGACAGACCCAAATATTTAAAGCCTCTTCACTAATGAAAAGTCCACAACCAGCAGCCATAAGCAACCAGAAGTATATCCATCTGAAACATGGCAATTAGGTAAAAGGTACTTTAGAGCCATTTTAGTAAATGAAATACATATGTGGGAAGCATAGGCACAGCCTCAGCTCTTCATTTGTATTCATGTCCAACAAATTTTCAGATATAAATATGAGAATATGATGCTTCGAAGACCCTCTAAATATCTGTTATTGACAGGCCTGTCAAAGCTATGCTACCCGGACTCAAAGTTGAGGGTGGGATAAGGGTTTTTCTCTTTGAAGTTTTTTCATATACTTTGAAGGATCATACTATGATACCTGTATACCAGACACTAATACTTCAAGCAAAGTAAAAAGTCGGAGTAACATAGATAAAAACTATAAAAGAGATGGAACTGCAGTTTATTGTAATTCAAGCTCAGAAGGCATACCCTGGTGCATATTCAGGAAGCATAAATTTATAACCAAAAGCTTTGAAAGTGAAACCAACAGTGGTATCCATAGTTGAAGAGGGTGAAACTTCAGCCAGGCGTTGAACTCCAAGCAATGATCCAAAACTAGCTCCTTTTATGCCAAATGACATGACAGTAAGAGCTGCTGCCACGCCTAATGCGATGGCTAATTTTGCCAGAAAAGAACTTCCTCTCCCTGAGACAATATTATATGATACAAAATCATTAACTTGTCaaaaattatatacaaaaatGTTTTAAACATGATTATTACACTAGAAAATACAAGAATTGTCATGTTTACCTGCAGTATTGCGATTTTGATTTTCAGGTAACTCGTCATCATCAATCCTATCTCCTTTATCTAGCTTACCCATTGGCTCTACATTACCAATGTTTTCACCATCTTCATGCTGAAAACTTCTAATCCTGTTTTTTAACAATATGAATTGACAAAGTTCCAAGGATTATTTAGATAAAGTGTAACATTTAACATTCACTAGACACAGTTTCTAGGTAAACAAGTCTAATCCAACCTAATCCAGCAAGTTCGAATAGTATCTCGAATCGAGCCAAGCTTCGAGACTCAATTCCAGGTTGAGCTCAAACCAAATTTGGAATTGAACTTGAGCTCAACTAGGCTTTGATTACTCTCTAATAACCATACCATAACAAAGGCTAAAAAACCGAAACTGATAAAAGCAAACAAAGGAATGGAAGTTACCTAAAAGAAGAGTGCCTTGTAAAGAAGTGGAAAGGTTTCAAGTGTTTGGGTCGAGAAATGTGAGAGAAAACAGTTTGGGTTTGGATATGGGGGCGTGGTGGAGGGTGGAATGAAGAGAGAAGTGGTATTGAAGGGTGTAAGGAGTAGGCAAAGGAGAAAACCACCATGGTTGACATTGTTGGGAAGCTTGGAAACTGGATTGTTATGTTTTGGGTAGGAAAATGCAAGGTCTCATAAAAGGGAAGGACGGGGGTGCATTTGGCTTAGTTTGATTGGTGCGGGGCGTACTGGAATAAACAATGGGatatactgtttttttttttctttctgatttTTGTTGCACAATTTGGGAGTCACgtttaggggtgtgcaaaattcggatAAAATCGAAAAAGTTTGGTTAATCGACTGAAtttggttaatcggtcggttaaccaaattttttcagttaggggtcggttaattattttttaatttttcggttaacggttaattcagtTCGAAACCAGTCGGttaccgaattttttcggtttaaccgaaaaaattaataaataaaattataatatataaataggcccactattcacctaaacccaaatattcaacccaacccaattacccaacccaacccaatcataaaaattacaaataatttaataaataaaaataaaattctaaaactaaaactaaagtctaaaagtctaaaaataatttaattatgtagtgattcaattcggttaattcgattaattcgagtaatccggttaattcgggtaatccggttaattcggttaatttgggtaattcggttaattcggttaatttttaaccaaaaataaaaattatataattttcggttaattagGTTAattgaccgaattaaccgaaaaaatttcgattcggttaattttttttgaaaaaatttcggttcggttaacggttaaaaattttgaaaggtcggttaattaggttaatgttatttcgggtcgggTAACCGAATAAACACCCCTAGTGACGTTGAGATTTCCCTGCACAGGATTTTAAGAGGGGCAGTAATGAATCTCAATATTAAGTTGTTCCTAATTCtatactattttataatttacaattatctttctaacttttttttcttacttataaatttatttagtcaCGAAATTATTCAACTTTAATATTGTCACtaaattttttctaattaaatccAATTACGAAAATTACCTAATCAGTGTTCATTCAATAACATTGTCGTAAGTGTAATAGTTTTAtaggatattcttaatctctttCAGATAAATTTGTTGTctcaatatgattttattttatctcataaCAACAATTACATCTAattcataaaaagtcaattactatcacaTAATAATCAAGTTAATTACCATAAAGATAAACGACTCGTGATcatatttagttttatttatcaTGTAATGTCGATGAAAGAATATCTTACTCATTagttgggctatgaatttcactattgtgaaatATGTTACATACTGCAATAGTCATATACACAACACACTAGCTTTCGGCTCCTTATCTATATGAACttaggtttttacttacatcaaagtatatgagtcacgtATACATAATCCATCATCCATTTAGGATTAagatatgtcacactatgaatgtcacacaTAAATAAATCCATAGACGGATTTAAGATCTATTCTACCTATGTCTTGTCCGATGTACTGTTAATCCAGTCAATTagatctatgtctctatcttttagaAGTCATTCACTCTAATGTTCAAGACAAAAAATCTCCCCAATTGAatttgatagacgacatattagtctttcaattggtttgctcattttcaatttGACTAATGATAATAGAACATGTTTAGGTTCAACGACTAATACAAGTTGCCTTTTCGTATTACGATTTGACCACGTAatatcacttagtattagttaaacgttagataatCATTGAGTCAATATCTTATGTAATTACTGTCAATAGCATCCCTACCAAGAATCAATAAGTACATCTTATTTTCAATGTTTAGATCCCTAATTTTTGTACTATTTTTATCTGACGCTAATATTATATTCGATTAAACAATTTTTTATGGTTCTTGCCAAATATTTTGCAAATCTTGCCCAAATTTTGATATCTATCGTTAATTGTGTATATTTGTCATTGAAGGACCTGATTTAGGGGAATCAGATCAAATTTGATTGTGAGGAATGCCGATAAGACCCCTGACGAAAGGTGTGTATTCTTTACGAAATGAATCGGGGCAAATTGTGTGTAAGTTTAAGGCCACACAGGCGCGTGGACCACACAACCCCCTATGGCCATGTGCCATGCAAACCGTAATCTAGTTCGTGAACCATACAACCATGGATTTTCCACACGACTGTGTCTTTCCTGTAGGTTAATTTTTGCATTTGCCATACGGCTATGTAAGCCCTctacacggcctgcccacacgacTGTGTAAGCCCTCTACACGGtctagccacacggtcgtgtgacctctattttatagttttttctagaattttaagaattgctcaatttagtccttatatagTCTCGAACTATTTGTTGGAGTTTTATTTCACTCAATTAAGTCCCTGATATTTTGAATATGttgaaatttatgatttaatgacTGAATTGTTACTGTGATAATATAGGATGTGTGAATGATTGCTTATCTATTGTCACAGTAATTCTGataaattgataatgttattATTGCTTCTACTCCACTAAGTGCATGTTACACATGTTAGGAAATGTGTCCATAtagtagtaaacatgtaattgttttctatgtgtttgaattatgaataaataaatttcacatttcactgttatgtcttttgtatttttgttttttatattttgcatgcatagcgaaattgtgacaaacaaatattaactcattgattgtctaagttcaaactgattataagtggcattgtaagaatatttacattacgagaaagacaacttacttcaatagataatctgAACGAGTCCGTAATcattcaaatattgagaaggattattatattgtctacaattccaattgaggagatggttAGTCTTGACTATCGGAGCAGTTAACTCCACGGGTAGagatagatgtattcattggcagaATAATACATTGGATTAGACCTAAGATAAATTAATTCACGATCCGCTTGtcaattaattcacttgtgacattcatggtgtggtTTACCTAAAActtgagttagtcactgatcACCCGTATGTAacttatgtgctttgatataagtggaggtttATGCTCTAAAGATTATTGAGCtaatagccggtatgttgggtacatgacttgtgtatgacatgactttactagcaacagtggaatttataactcaattaaagagttaacgatatcctctcattggcattgcgtggattgataaatatggaatgtggccacAGGTTGTACGTTctcaaacgagcaatttatcagagtgatcatattaatcattaagaagacacaatggtgacaatgagataaaatagaattgtattAAGtaaacggatttaactcaaatgaaTTAATGATATCAtgtgagggtaacacacacatgactaggttattggacaaaacagttggatgaattgttttgtgaagagtatacaataaggagtttttaaTTATGATACTTCTTATGgtttgactccatgattaagtaattgcgaattatcggaacgatgcttctagacataattgcaattactagagcctaattatatatgtccgattggtcccttCGCTATCTCGACAAAAGTttgatcggactgcatttgaatagAAGAAAAATCTaagactttgaaaataatttaattgagtcaatttattcgatgtggaattaaattggacagttgtaagaattgttcaactagagaatttgattaaataattttattgaaaaattaatttagaaaatctaagtgatttttgaggaaattaattttgatcaattaaaattaaattaaccaaattaattagaattaatatgataattttgGAAACTAATTTTTCAAACcaaacaattggcccaatgggtaattaaacttgaaaattggacctgaaatCGTAAATTGGGTCCAGAAGCCCCAAAAAAGCccaaaattatatgttaagcatGATTATTGCTACCGTAATAATCTATTATAAGCAGGACAATTGCTACTATATCAACTTGATATAAGCATGATATTTCTACCATATTGATTTATTATAAGCAtgttatgttgcattgcatggggtgagaCGATATGAACAGAGGAAGTAGTCGATAATTTATCTACCCGACCAGTGGTTCATCCATAACGTATTTTAGTCGGCAGTTTATCTATATGACCGGTGGTTCATCCACAATGTATTGGCAACTTTTATCTGCATTGATGGATGGTTCATCCGCCAACATTTTTATCTTTAGCAGTTTATCTGCAATGATCAAATAAGTTCCATTTAATTAGTTGACCACCTTATGTTGCATGAATCGGACCAGTTCAAGAGGTTCAAATGAGTCTCATTTAATTAGTTGGCCTTCATGAAATATTTTGCATACATTCGTCACGGGCTTAAATCCGCAACACTTGACACAACTTACTTGTATCAACATAATTAATTaggtatattatattattttggttGATTCATTGGATTAAAATGTTAGTGAAAATTAAGATTTTCTTAAACACATTTTataagaatgaaaataaaaaaaagttataaataaaCATTTTGAGAGTAAAAGTTTACTacgaaaataaaaggaaatatacacaatttttttttcaatcca is a window of Gossypium hirsutum isolate 1008001.06 chromosome D08, Gossypium_hirsutum_v2.1, whole genome shotgun sequence DNA encoding:
- the LOC107943905 gene encoding uncharacterized protein isoform X2, with the protein product MSTMVVFSFAYSLHPSIPLLSSFHPPPRPHIQTQTVFSHISRPKHLKPFHFFTRHSSFRIRSFQHEDGENIGNVEPMGKLDKGDRIDDDELPENQNRNTAGRGSSFLAKLAIALGVAAALTVMSFGIKGASFGSLLGVQRLAEVSPSSTMDTTVGFTFKAFGYKFMLPEYAPGWIYFWLLMAAGCGLFISEEALNIWVGITLARLLSLDGTWHSFVESLSRNAPYIISTVLWVYWGVCISDMIPFYLGKLFRESGASDDVCSKLGIGEEKVTQIRHAVQKYGNLIGFIERLSLGVRNPTAFLAGSLGISPEFFFAGVCCGGLVTLPIQLGIGFLMRKRPVFALATVATVVGIWTVFPYVMAASTALFLYLRRRYSS
- the LOC107943905 gene encoding uncharacterized protein isoform X1, yielding MSTMVVFSFAYSLHPSIPLLSSFHPPPRPHIQTQTVFSHISRPKHLKPFHFFTRHSSFRIRSFQHEDGENIGNVEPMGKLDKGDRIDDDELPENQNRNTAGRGSSFLAKLAIALGVAAALTVMSFGIKGASFGSLLGVQRLAEVSPSSTMDTTVGFTFKAFGYKFMLPEYAPGWIYFWLLMAAGCGLFISEEALNIWVGITLARLLSLDGTWHSFVESLSRNAPYIISTVLWVYWGVCISDMIPFYLGKLFRESGASDDVCSKLGIGEEKVTQIRHAVQKYGNLIGFIERLSLGVRNPTAFLAGSLGISPEFFFAGVCCGGLVTLPIQSELMLYSLWLSGIKLGIGFLMRKRPVFALATVATVVGIWTVFPYVMAASTALFLYLRRRYSS